One stretch of Camelus bactrianus isolate YW-2024 breed Bactrian camel chromosome 19, ASM4877302v1, whole genome shotgun sequence DNA includes these proteins:
- the SNRPB2 gene encoding U2 small nuclear ribonucleoprotein B'' — MDIRPNHTIYINNMNDKIKKEELKRSLYALFSQFGHVVDIVALKTMKMRGQAFVIFKELGSSTNALRQLQGFPFYGKPMRIQYAKTDSDIISKMRGTFADKEKKKEKKKAKTVEQTAATANKKPGQGTPNSANTQGNATPNPQVPDYPPNYILFLNNLPEETNEMMLSMLFNQFPGFKEVRLVPGRHDIAFVEFENDGQAGAARDALQGFKITPSHAMKITYAKK; from the exons ATGGATATCAGACCAAATCATACAATTTATATCAACAATatgaatgacaaaattaaaaaagaag AATTGAAGAGATCCCTGtatgctctgttttctcagtttggcCATGTAGTAGATATTGTGGCTTTAAAGACCATGAAGATGAGGGGGCAAGCCTTTGTTATATTTAAGGAACTGGGCTCTTCCACAAATGCCTTGAGACAGTTACAGGGGTTTCCATTTTATGGCAAACCAATG CGAATCCAGTATGCAAAAACGGATTCTGATATAATCTCTAAAATGCGTGGCACTTTTGctgacaaagaaaagaaaaaagaaaagaaaaaagccaaaactGTGGAACAGACTGCAGCAACCGCCAACAAAAAGCCTGGTCAG GGAACACCAAATTCAGCTAATACCCAAGGAAATGCAACACCAAATCCTCAG GTTCCTGATTACCCTCCAAactatattttattccttaataACTTACCAGAAGAGACTAATGAGATGATGTTATCCATGCTGTTTAATCA GTTCCCTGGTTTCAAGGAAGTACGTCTAGTACCTGGGAGGCATGACATTGCTTTTGTTGAATTTGAAAATGACGGCCAGGCTGGGGCTGCCAGGGATGCGTTACAAGGGTTCAAGATCACGCCGTCCCACGCCATGAAGATCACGTACGCCAAGAAATAA
- the OTOR gene encoding otoraplin yields the protein MARQWLLFLPGLVAVCAVHGIFMDRLASKKLCADDECVYTISLARAQEDYNAPDCRFINVKKGQRIYVYSKLVKENEAGEFWAGSVYGDQQEDEMGTVGYFPRNLVQEQHVYQEATKEVPTTDVDFFCE from the exons ATGGCAAGACAGTGGTTACTCTTCCTCCCAGGGCTTGTGGCGGTGTGTGCCGTGCACGGGATATTTATGGACAGACTTGCCTCCAAGAAGCTGTGTGCAGACGACGAGTGTGTCT ATACTATTTCTCTGGCCAGAGCTCAGGAAGATTACAATGCCCCGGACTGTAGATTCATTAATGTCAAAAAAGGGCAGCGGATCTATGTTTACTCAAAGCtggtaaaagaaaatgaagctggAGAATTTTGGGCTGGCAGT GTGTATGGCGATCAGCAGGAGGACGAGATGGGAACTGTGGGTTATTTCCCCCGCAACTTGGTCCAGGAGCAACATGTGTACCAGGAAGCCACCAAGGAAGTCCCCACCACG gatgTTGATTTCTTCTGCGAGTAA